A genomic stretch from Clavelina lepadiformis chromosome 5, kaClaLepa1.1, whole genome shotgun sequence includes:
- the LOC143459484 gene encoding FAS-associated factor 1-like, protein MDKNEILANFQACTGIDDIGQCLVILEEYEWNLQKAVSASLAQGSNGGAVANGRLQERGQASAPIMLTFSCKLGGIAKNITLDDSSTIGDLKEIASIELGIPLSETKFEDWPEECSVSDPPNNAVLSSLNLPHFVSLHVKAQTSVPGITVGLDAPDAADFAVSCSALKWSSEVENLTKMFELQITNKDNNHVQVLSCEGSKTVLELRQEIIGLFDIPYRKQEWNGFPGTNPPDDDQTMASLNLCQPVHKLIVSTTDISLPQPSSPTDSKPTSSLSKYTSDDSSVDGDEPMDVDDDDDIFNNKHFSTKSRSDLMPEQVDDVGGALLQFQSEFSARYGAGPNFVASPLQTAVQAAFGPDARKRKLLAVYIHHDKSIQSNVFCSQLLSRESIISYLNEHYICWPWDVTSNSNRERFLQECKQYMGSGITDTLRKLKKDEFPVLILAQGRGRSCDVTAIIQGNSEVNELMAKLIHAVEAAEEQKQLDIKEEDARKAREGIKLEQEEAYRQSLEADRAKMLVEQEAILKQEEEERQKKKEEDEKHEAAEQLKNQLPAEPKPDCGSPISQVRFRAPDGSTFMRSFLASESLQTLVNFVGSKGFSSNEYRILKPWPKTNLLALDLSASLESHKIFPQETLIIEEKPDFDS, encoded by the exons ATggacaaaaatgaaattttggcCAATTTTCAG GCCTGCACTGGTATCGATGACATTGGACAGTGCTTAGTCATTCTAGAAGAGTATGAATGGAACTTGCAAAAGGCTGTATCAGCATCACTTGCTCAAGGTAGTAATGGAGGTGCTGTTGCAAATGGTAGACTTCAAGAACGTGGACAAGCTTCAGCACCAATCATGCTAACCTTTTCATGTAAACTTGGAGGaatagcaaaaaatattacCTTGGACGACTCTAGCACTATTG GTGACTTGAAGGAAATAGCTTCTATCGAGCTGGGTATTCCATTGTCTGAAACAAAGTTTGAGGACTGGCCTGAAGAATGCTCTGTTTCTGATCCGCCCAATAACGCTGTGTTGTCGTCACTTAACCTGCCACATTTTGTTTCCCTCCATGTCAAAGCTCAAACTTCAGTTCCTGGTATAACTGTCGGATTAGACGCCCCAGATGCTGCTGATTTTGCAGTCTCATGTTCTGCTTTAAA GTGGTCTTCTGAAGTTGAAAATTTGACAAAGATGTTTGAActacaaataacaaataaagataACAACCATGTACAAGTTCTATCCTGTGAAGGATCAAAGACTGTTCTCGAACTAAGGCAAGAAATAATAGGACTTTTTGATATACCGTACAGAAAGCAGGAATGGAATGGGTTTCCTGGTACCAACCCACCTGATGATGAC CAAACAATGGCAAGTTTAAACCTTTGTCAGCCTGTGCACAAGTTAATAGTTAGCACGACTGATATCAGTTTACCCCAACCATCCAGCCCGACCGATTCAAAACCCACTAGCTCACTGTCTAAATATACTAGTGATGATAGCAGTGTGGATGGTGATGAGCCAATGGATGtggatgatgatgatgatatcTTTAATAATAAACACTTTTCTACTAAGTCTAGGAGTGACCTGA TGCCGGAACAAGTCGACGATGTCGGCGGTGCTCTGCTGCAGTTTCAATCCGAATTTTCTGCACGGTATGGCGCAGGACCAAATTTTGTTGCCTCCCCTTTGCAAACTGCTGTTCAGGCAGCCTTTGGTCCAGATGCAAGAAAGCGAAAATTGCTTG CTGTTTATATTCACCATGATAAGAGCATTCAAAGCAACGTCTTCTGCAGTCAGCTGCTATCAAGAGAATCCATTATATCGTATTTAAATGAACATTACATCTGCTGGCCGTGGGATGTAACTTCAAACTCGAATCGAGAAAG GTTTCTTCAAGAATGTAAACAATATATGGGTTCTGGCATTACGGATACATtacgaaaattaaaaaaagatgAATTTCCTGTTCTTATTCTTGCTCAAGGGAGAGGTCGATCATGTGACGTTACTGCTATTATTCAGG gTAATTCTGAGGTAAATGAGCTAATGGCTAAGctgattcatgctgttgaagCTGCAGAAGAGCAAAAGCAACTTGACATAAAAGAAGAG GATGCTCGAAAAGCCAGGGAGGGGATAAAGCTGGAGCAGGAGGAAGCATACCGGCAGTCTTTGGAAGCTGACAGGGCAAAA aTGCTTGTGGAACAAGaagcaattttgaaacaagaagaagaagaacgCCAGAAGAAGAAAGAAGAAGATGAAAAACATGAAGCTGCTGAACAATTAAAGAATCAGCTACCCGCTGAACCAAAGCCAGACTGTGGTTCACCA ATAAGTCAAGTGAGATTTCGAGCTCCAGATGGTTCAACATTTATGCGTTCTTTTCTTGCATCCGAATCCCTTCAAACacttgtaaattttgttgGGTCAAAAGGTTTTTCTTCAAATGAGTATCGAATATTAAAACCTTGGCCAAAAACGAAT CTCCTGGCTTTAGATCTCAGCGCCTCACTTGAAAGTCACAAAATTTTTCCTCAAGAAACATTAATCATTGAAGAAAAACCTGACTTTGATTCCTAG
- the LOC143460861 gene encoding dnaJ homolog subfamily C member 25-like, with protein MWKKWTIGWFIAAMLCTCIAGQQLVPGMYCGLENCYDVLGVVSSSSKSEISRVYRKLARNSHPDYLRSHGASKQEIEAGVEKFHRLSAAYETLKDSREEYDYYLQHPEEYYYNYYRYYKHKMPNVDVRVVLFGTITAISIFQYISWMTSYNTAITYMMHQSKYRNAAKEEAKARGLWIDKSEQKKQKRFKSKEELKQDEDNLLRNIIEEKMDIRGGYQKPQYTDVLWMQLFLFPYYLFKFMSFHSLWIYNYTLMKKDYSDDAKIYLICKNIGIKSVQWDIHTDAEKRVYMQRKLWVKANAQEYIHEKQEEAKVKMAEDPKMKRYRRWMNKGGPGRMTFED; from the exons ATGTGGAAAAAATGGACCATAGGATGGTTTATTGCTGCAATGCTCTGCACCTGCATTGCAGGTCAACAGCTTGTTCCAGGCATGTACTGTGGACTAGAAAACTGCTATGATGTGCTTGGTGTTGTTTCGTCTTCAAGCAAGTCAGAGATTTCTAGAGTTTACAGAAAACTTGCTAGAAACAGCCATCCAGATTATTTGAGATCTCATGGAGCAAGCAAACAAGAGATAGAAGCTGGTGTGGAAAAATTTCATCGTTTATCTGCAGCTTATGAAACTTTAAAAGACTCCAGAGAAGAGTATGATTATTACCTTCAGCATCCAGAGGAATATTATTATAACTATTACCGCtattataaacataaaatgCCAAACGTTGATGTTCGAGTTGTACTTTTCGGAACAATTActgcaatttcaatttttcaataCATAAGCTGGATGACTTCTTACAATACTGCAATCACCTACATGATGCATCAATCAAAATATAGAAATGCTGCTAAGGAAGAAGCAAAAGCTCGAGGCTTGTGGATTGACAAAAg CGAACAAAAGAAGCAAAAGCGGTTTAAATCAAAAGAGGAGTTAAAGCAAGATGAAGATAATTTATTACGAAATATAATTGAGGAAAAAATGGACATTCGTGGTGGTTACCAAAAACCACAATATACAGATGTTCTTTGGATgcagttgtttttgtttccCTATTACCTATTTAA GTTTATGTCTTTTCATTCTCTTTGGATTTACAACTACACACTGATGAAAAAAGATTATTCAGACGACGCCAAAATTTACTTGATATGTAAAAATATTGGCATAAAAAGCGTGCAGTGGGATATCCATACAGATGCCGAAAAACGAGTTTATATGCAACGAAAATTGTGGGTGAAAGCAAATGCTCAG GAGTACATTCACGAAAAGCAGGAAGAAGCAAAAGTTAAAATGGCTGAAGACCCAAAGATGAAAAGGTACAGAAGATGGATGAACAAAGGGGGTCCAGGTCGAATGACTTTCGAAGACTGA